A genomic stretch from Edaphobacter aggregans includes:
- the argH gene encoding argininosuccinate lyase, which translates to MSEQQQPAKMWSGRFREPLDPTFEQWQRSFPFDVRLLPQEIAASSAHAKMLAAAGVLTPDELTKMIHGLEQVLPSATDQAEKLIEPFSDHAKNALHSKVGFNIPLNEMIVALNPDAEDIHHFVELQLTKIIGGLALKLHTGRSRNEQIATNMRLFVRGAIDSALEDLLSWRKALIDLAAAAGEAVMPSYTHLQRAEPVLVAHWLLAYVSMLERDSSRLADCRKRMNLCPLGSGAVAGATLALDRTIAAKALDFDAPTPNSMDATSDRDFALEFTQALSTLGIHISRFAEELTLYSTAEFGFLDLPEAFSTGSSAMPQKKNPDLTELIRGKSARLLGAAVTLSTLIKGLPLAYNKDLQEGQEPVFDAADTIDGILKVMPSFTRALRFRFDKMRTASQTGYLNAMAAATYLTEKAVPFRKAHEKIGNAVRLGLETGRELQELTLDELRAFGPEFGEDFFAAITLEATLDCHDVIGGTARTRVRAALEDARRKIAAETESNLRK; encoded by the coding sequence ATGTCCGAACAACAACAACCCGCAAAGATGTGGTCCGGCCGTTTCCGCGAACCACTCGATCCAACCTTTGAACAGTGGCAGCGCTCTTTTCCCTTCGATGTGCGACTACTCCCTCAGGAAATAGCCGCATCCTCCGCCCATGCGAAGATGCTCGCTGCTGCCGGGGTACTCACCCCCGATGAACTCACCAAAATGATCCACGGACTCGAGCAAGTTCTCCCCTCAGCGACCGACCAGGCGGAGAAACTGATCGAGCCTTTCTCGGACCACGCGAAGAATGCCCTTCACTCCAAGGTTGGCTTCAACATCCCTCTGAACGAGATGATTGTCGCTCTCAATCCTGATGCTGAGGACATCCACCACTTCGTCGAGCTCCAACTCACCAAGATCATTGGTGGCCTCGCACTCAAACTCCACACCGGTCGCAGCCGCAACGAACAGATCGCCACCAACATGCGTCTCTTCGTACGCGGCGCCATTGACTCAGCCCTTGAGGACCTCCTTAGCTGGCGCAAGGCTCTGATCGATCTTGCCGCTGCCGCCGGAGAGGCAGTCATGCCCTCCTACACCCACCTCCAGCGTGCCGAACCCGTACTAGTCGCACACTGGCTGCTCGCCTACGTCAGCATGCTCGAGCGCGATAGCAGCCGTCTCGCCGACTGCCGCAAGCGCATGAACCTCTGCCCTCTCGGCTCCGGCGCCGTAGCTGGCGCAACCCTCGCTCTCGATCGCACCATCGCAGCCAAAGCGCTGGACTTCGACGCACCCACCCCAAACAGCATGGATGCCACCAGCGACCGCGATTTCGCACTCGAGTTCACGCAGGCTCTCTCCACGCTCGGCATCCATATCTCGCGCTTCGCCGAAGAGCTTACCCTTTACTCGACCGCCGAGTTCGGCTTCCTCGATCTGCCTGAGGCCTTCTCTACTGGTTCAAGTGCGATGCCGCAGAAGAAGAATCCCGATCTCACCGAGTTGATCCGTGGCAAATCGGCTCGTCTCCTCGGAGCTGCTGTCACCCTGAGCACGCTAATCAAGGGGCTTCCGCTCGCCTATAACAAAGACCTTCAAGAAGGCCAGGAACCTGTCTTCGATGCTGCCGACACAATTGACGGCATCCTGAAAGTAATGCCCTCGTTTACTCGAGCACTACGCTTCCGGTTCGACAAGATGCGTACCGCATCGCAAACTGGCTACCTCAACGCGATGGCTGCCGCGACTTATCTCACTGAAAAGGCAGTTCCCTTCCGAAAGGCTCATGAGAAGATCGGAAACGCTGTCCGGCTAGGTCTTGAGACCGGCCGCGAACTACAGGAACTCACTCTCGACGAGCTTCGTGCCTTCGGACCGGAGTTCGGAGAGGACTTCTTCGCCGCGATCACTCTCGAAGCCACCCTGGACTGCCACGACGTCATCGGCGGCACAGCGCGCACCCGGGTCCGTGCTGCACTGGAAGATGCCCGGCGAAAGATTGCGGCAGAGACGGAAAGCAATCTGCGAAAATAG
- a CDS encoding GNAT family N-acetyltransferase — MAVSESTSSSRPRVGGAVVRKAKLQDAVNIFELVNSLSGDGTLLRRSYAEICENVRDFTVAESESGVFLGCGALHLYGPHLAEVRSIVVKPEAKGQGAGGKVLRALLTEAEDQGVTAVCLFTRIPDFFFHFAFRVVDRTALPDKIYKDCQTCPRLYACDEVAMVRGPLPKIAVLGPSRFSQPELVKLQTGTLTSTVGKSDS, encoded by the coding sequence ATGGCCGTGAGTGAATCGACTTCGTCGTCGCGTCCACGTGTGGGCGGAGCCGTAGTGCGCAAGGCCAAGCTGCAGGACGCCGTAAACATCTTCGAATTGGTCAACTCCCTGTCCGGTGATGGGACCCTGCTGCGTCGGAGCTACGCCGAGATCTGCGAGAACGTCCGCGACTTCACGGTCGCCGAATCGGAGAGCGGCGTGTTTCTCGGCTGTGGGGCACTGCATCTTTATGGGCCGCATCTGGCTGAGGTGCGCTCGATTGTCGTAAAGCCAGAGGCGAAGGGCCAGGGCGCCGGCGGCAAGGTGCTACGCGCGTTGCTGACCGAGGCCGAAGATCAGGGAGTGACCGCTGTCTGCCTGTTCACGCGAATTCCCGACTTCTTCTTTCACTTTGCCTTCCGTGTAGTTGATCGAACCGCTTTACCGGACAAAATCTACAAAGACTGCCAGACCTGTCCGCGGCTCTATGCGTGCGACGAGGTTGCCATGGTACGCGGCCCCCTGCCAAAGATCGCGGTTCTCGGGCCCAGTCGGTTTTCCCAACCTGAGCTTGTGAAGTTGCAGACTGGAACGTTGACCTCTACCGTCGGAAAATCTGACTCGTAG
- the pnp gene encoding polyribonucleotide nucleotidyltransferase, with protein MKQDVTVELAGGKQIKFETGRMAKQASGAALTTSGDNVVLATAVASPDPKEGIDFFPLTVEYREFTYAGGRIPGGFIKREGRPSEKEILTSRQIDRPIRPLFPEEFRNETQVVAFVYSADKENDPDVLGINGASCALALSDIPFHGPVGAVRIGLVDDQFVVNPTYGEREKSSLNIMVVGTKDGIVMIESGAKEVAEDRVVDAIEFAHGEIKKICAAIEDLVSRAGKTKRTVTPAEVDQAYLDELTSKIGAQLKDALDTKKHPKFDSYALIKNIKDELKKDLPEGDAAAAKKLSKYYEVLREKIFRDQVLNERIRPDHRAFDEIRQVTVEVGVLPRVHGSALFTRGETQALVSATLGTTDDAQRLESYEGEQKRRFMLHYNFPPFSVGEVGRMSGVGRREIGHGALASRAIEAVLPAEDESPYTLRVVSDILESNGSSSMATVCGASLSLMQAGIPIKGSVAGVAMGLVKEGDKYAVLTDIAGAEDHYGDMDFKVAGTRKGITALQMDIKIMGITPQIMREALEQARRGRLSLLDTMDATIAGANEEKSKFAPRIHTLQIPTDKIRDLIGPGGKVIRGIIDATGVKIDVDDSGRVNVASSDADGLARAIQMITDLTAVPEVGKTYLGKVVRLAEFGAFVEIFPGTDGLLHVSEIAEHRVKEVKDELREGDQILVKVLAIEGNRIKLSRKAVLREQRAKLGLPDPAQAGADGASAEAGVPRGRAAEVEASSSEEEEDFDEEGDDVAEEPNFNRVDAPVGNQVGQGPQGNGGPGGQQRRPGGRRRRGGRRPGSGAPQGGGTR; from the coding sequence ATGAAGCAGGACGTTACAGTTGAGCTTGCCGGTGGCAAGCAAATTAAATTTGAGACAGGTAGGATGGCGAAGCAAGCCTCGGGCGCGGCGCTGACGACAAGCGGCGACAACGTAGTTCTGGCAACGGCTGTGGCTTCGCCGGACCCGAAGGAAGGGATTGACTTCTTCCCCCTGACGGTTGAGTACCGCGAGTTCACCTACGCGGGTGGCCGCATTCCGGGTGGATTTATCAAGCGCGAAGGTCGTCCCAGCGAGAAGGAGATTTTGACGAGCCGCCAGATCGACCGTCCGATCCGTCCTCTGTTTCCAGAGGAGTTTCGGAATGAGACGCAGGTGGTTGCGTTTGTCTACTCCGCTGATAAGGAGAATGATCCGGATGTGCTCGGAATCAATGGTGCAAGCTGTGCGCTTGCCCTGAGCGACATTCCCTTCCATGGGCCAGTAGGAGCTGTGCGGATTGGACTCGTGGATGATCAGTTCGTGGTGAACCCTACCTATGGCGAGCGTGAGAAAAGTTCGCTGAACATCATGGTTGTGGGGACTAAGGATGGCATTGTGATGATCGAGTCCGGCGCGAAGGAAGTTGCCGAAGACCGCGTCGTCGATGCTATCGAGTTTGCGCATGGCGAGATCAAGAAGATCTGTGCTGCTATTGAAGACTTGGTCAGTCGTGCAGGGAAGACGAAACGTACGGTTACACCTGCCGAGGTTGACCAGGCGTATCTCGACGAGTTGACCAGCAAGATCGGTGCGCAGTTGAAGGACGCGCTCGACACGAAGAAGCATCCGAAGTTCGACAGCTATGCGTTGATCAAGAACATAAAGGATGAGCTGAAAAAGGATCTGCCCGAAGGAGATGCCGCGGCGGCGAAGAAGCTCAGCAAGTACTACGAAGTGCTGCGCGAGAAGATCTTCCGCGATCAAGTTTTGAACGAGCGCATTCGTCCCGACCACCGGGCTTTTGACGAGATTCGTCAAGTCACGGTTGAGGTTGGAGTTCTGCCGCGTGTTCACGGTTCGGCGTTGTTCACTCGCGGAGAGACGCAGGCGCTGGTGAGTGCGACTTTGGGTACGACTGACGATGCTCAGCGGTTGGAGAGCTATGAGGGTGAGCAGAAGCGTCGCTTCATGCTGCACTATAACTTCCCGCCGTTCTCGGTTGGAGAAGTGGGCAGGATGAGTGGGGTTGGTCGGCGTGAGATTGGTCATGGCGCTTTGGCTTCGCGAGCGATTGAGGCTGTGTTGCCAGCTGAAGATGAGTCGCCGTATACCCTGCGCGTCGTCTCCGACATTCTGGAGTCGAATGGATCGTCTTCTATGGCTACCGTATGCGGTGCGTCTCTGTCGCTGATGCAGGCTGGGATTCCGATTAAGGGATCGGTTGCCGGTGTGGCTATGGGGCTGGTGAAGGAAGGCGATAAGTATGCAGTTCTCACCGATATTGCGGGCGCTGAGGATCACTATGGTGATATGGACTTCAAGGTGGCTGGTACTCGCAAGGGTATTACGGCGCTGCAGATGGACATCAAGATCATGGGAATCACGCCACAGATCATGCGTGAGGCCCTTGAGCAGGCTCGTCGTGGACGGCTGTCGCTGTTGGATACGATGGATGCGACGATCGCTGGTGCGAATGAAGAGAAGTCCAAGTTTGCTCCGCGGATTCACACACTGCAGATTCCGACCGATAAGATCCGTGACCTGATCGGACCGGGCGGCAAGGTGATTCGGGGCATCATCGATGCGACCGGTGTGAAGATCGACGTTGACGATTCGGGCCGAGTGAATGTGGCTTCGAGCGATGCTGATGGTCTGGCGCGCGCGATCCAGATGATTACTGACCTGACTGCTGTTCCTGAGGTTGGTAAGACGTATCTGGGCAAAGTGGTTCGTCTGGCCGAGTTCGGCGCGTTTGTCGAGATCTTTCCGGGAACGGACGGCTTGCTGCACGTCTCTGAGATCGCAGAGCATCGCGTGAAAGAGGTCAAGGACGAGCTTCGTGAGGGCGATCAGATCCTGGTGAAGGTGCTGGCGATCGAGGGCAACCGCATCAAGCTCTCGAGGAAGGCAGTTCTTCGTGAACAGCGAGCGAAGCTCGGTCTGCCGGATCCTGCGCAGGCTGGAGCCGATGGTGCGAGTGCTGAAGCTGGTGTGCCGCGTGGACGCGCTGCTGAGGTCGAGGCATCTTCGAGCGAAGAGGAAGAAGACTTCGACGAAGAGGGCGATGATGTTGCCGAGGAGCCGAATTTCAATCGGGTCGATGCTCCTGTTGGCAATCAGGTCGGCCAGGGTCCGCAGGGTAATGGCGGGCCTGGTGGGCAGCAACGTCGTCCGGGTGGGCGTCGCCGTCGTGGCGGACGTCGTCCGGGCTCTGGTGCTCCTCAAGGTGGCGGTACTCGCTAA
- the rpsO gene encoding 30S ribosomal protein S15 → MLASAKKTDIIEKFRTHDSDTGSPEVQIAILSERIGELTEHFKAHKKDHGSRRGLLMLVSKRRRLLDYLKKCDADRYRDVIGKLGIRK, encoded by the coding sequence GTGTTGGCATCCGCTAAAAAGACAGACATTATTGAGAAGTTCCGCACCCATGACTCAGATACCGGGAGTCCCGAGGTTCAGATTGCGATTTTGAGCGAGCGCATCGGCGAGTTGACGGAACACTTCAAAGCACACAAGAAGGACCACGGATCGCGCCGCGGGCTTCTGATGCTCGTGAGCAAGCGTCGCCGTTTGCTTGATTACCTAAAGAAGTGCGATGCCGATCGCTATCGCGACGTTATCGGCAAACTGGGAATCCGCAAGTAA
- a CDS encoding dienelactone hydrolase family protein: MSEWVKLNSNDGHVLSAYVARPQSEPIGALVLIHEIFGVNGHIRRVADGFANDGFLVVVPALFDRYEQGVDLKYEGEDAKHAYELMGKLRPDTALLDIAAAYELAKEAGKGIGVVGYCFGGLMSWLTATRGEDLKIQPSCCVGYYPGGIGKFAAEEPSCPVMLHFGANDTHIGKDQVEAVHTAHPEVEIYVYDNAGHGFSCDARVDFNAPAAALARERTLFFLKTHVA; this comes from the coding sequence ATGAGCGAGTGGGTGAAGTTGAACTCGAACGATGGACATGTCCTGAGCGCTTATGTCGCGCGTCCGCAGAGCGAGCCGATTGGTGCTCTGGTGTTGATTCACGAGATATTTGGAGTGAACGGGCATATTCGCAGAGTTGCGGACGGATTTGCCAATGATGGGTTTCTAGTGGTGGTGCCAGCCTTGTTCGATCGGTATGAACAGGGAGTAGATCTGAAGTATGAAGGCGAAGACGCCAAGCATGCGTATGAGTTGATGGGAAAGCTGCGGCCTGATACGGCGTTATTGGATATCGCTGCCGCCTATGAACTGGCGAAGGAAGCTGGGAAGGGTATTGGCGTTGTTGGGTACTGCTTTGGCGGCTTAATGAGCTGGCTGACTGCTACGCGTGGTGAGGACTTGAAGATCCAGCCATCCTGTTGCGTGGGCTACTATCCGGGCGGAATCGGGAAGTTTGCTGCGGAGGAGCCGAGTTGTCCGGTTATGCTGCATTTTGGAGCTAACGATACCCATATCGGGAAGGATCAGGTGGAGGCGGTACATACGGCGCATCCCGAAGTTGAGATCTATGTGTATGACAATGCCGGGCATGGATTCAGTTGTGATGCCCGCGTTGACTTCAATGCACCGGCGGCGGCTTTAGCGAGGGAACGGACGCTGTTCTTTCTAAAGACTCATGTCGCGTAA
- the flgL gene encoding flagellar hook-associated protein FlgL, which yields MRVDPNFVTNLSGALDQSQSVETSLTAQLSSGLRVTSLADDPVAAAQASMIGSEIAQQDNYVQTASSDSSMLQVTDSTLGEVVTQLTSALTLAVQGSNGTLNAANLSTIAQQLTGIRDQVLSLANTSYQGNYSFAGSQGSTKPFTLDTSTSPATVSYVGDTNVQYVTTPAGQKIQVNLPGSAIFGTGSAGVLGALNQLIADFSSGTAGPTSVADTSVLTTALGQLSDQRSILDSSLSRLQATSTYAQTEEAHLKVQQSTLVASDTATVATQLNSAEVQNQALMSVMSALGKNDLFDYLQ from the coding sequence TTGAGAGTAGATCCTAACTTTGTCACGAATCTGTCGGGCGCGCTCGATCAGTCGCAGAGCGTAGAAACCAGTTTGACTGCACAACTGTCGAGCGGGTTGCGAGTGACATCGCTTGCTGATGATCCGGTGGCGGCTGCGCAGGCTTCGATGATCGGCAGCGAGATTGCGCAGCAGGACAACTATGTCCAGACTGCATCGAGCGATAGTTCCATGTTGCAGGTTACGGACTCGACGCTGGGTGAGGTGGTGACACAACTGACGTCCGCGTTGACACTGGCGGTGCAGGGGAGTAATGGGACGTTGAATGCGGCGAATCTGTCGACGATCGCCCAGCAGTTGACGGGGATTCGCGACCAGGTGCTGTCGCTGGCGAATACGAGCTATCAGGGGAACTATTCGTTTGCCGGCAGCCAGGGTTCGACGAAGCCGTTCACGCTGGATACTTCGACCTCTCCTGCAACGGTAAGCTACGTAGGCGATACGAATGTTCAGTACGTGACTACGCCAGCTGGGCAGAAGATCCAGGTCAATCTTCCAGGCTCGGCCATCTTCGGCACGGGTAGCGCTGGAGTGTTAGGAGCGTTGAACCAATTGATTGCGGACTTCTCGAGTGGTACGGCTGGACCTACCTCGGTGGCAGATACGTCTGTGTTGACAACGGCGCTTGGGCAGTTATCGGATCAGCGGAGCATTCTGGATTCTTCATTGAGCAGGTTGCAGGCGACGAGCACATATGCGCAGACCGAAGAAGCCCACTTGAAGGTGCAGCAGAGCACTCTGGTCGCTTCTGACACGGCGACTGTTGCAACCCAGTTAAATTCTGCTGAGGTACAAAATCAGGCATTGATGAGTGTGATGAGTGCGCTAGGGAAGAATGATCTTTTCGATTATTTGCAGTAG
- the flgK gene encoding flagellar hook-associated protein FlgK, producing MGTLTSLVDMSRSAMQADQMALDITSSNVSNQNTVGYTREVATWQSSDLVTINGNTYSTEGGVTAVSQRDRVLEQRVQTQTQTQAQSGALEAALEQVQNIFGLTSTSTSAVTTDIGSAMNSFSSSLSTLESDPSDASIRQSVITAAQTLVGAFNSASDQLAQVSSNLDQQAGSIVDQVNTLTATIASLNQQITSMSPNQDAGALEDQRQVAIAQLSQYVGLNQISTENNDITLTTSNGAVVVAGDQSYGMTTAQVSGVTHIFVGTNAEDVTSSLSGGSLGGVLQARDQELPGFVSTLDSLAYAIGTQVNQQNEQGIDGNGNSGQAIFTLPGSSGRAAGLIAVATTDPQAIAAAAMGEGSTGNGNATLLAGISTTSIVGGETTSSYYASLLARIGNATAGATTDNAAQQATLTQLTTQRDSLSGVSLDDEAANLTQYQRSYQAAAKVFSVADQIMASALNLGVETTVS from the coding sequence ATGGGAACACTGACATCATTAGTTGATATGTCGCGGTCGGCGATGCAGGCCGATCAAATGGCACTGGATATCACTTCGAGCAATGTGTCGAACCAGAACACCGTGGGCTATACACGCGAGGTTGCAACGTGGCAATCGAGCGACCTGGTGACGATCAACGGAAATACCTACAGTACAGAGGGTGGAGTGACTGCTGTGTCGCAACGGGATAGGGTTCTAGAGCAGCGGGTGCAGACACAGACGCAAACCCAGGCGCAGAGCGGAGCGCTGGAGGCAGCACTGGAACAGGTACAGAACATATTCGGATTGACGTCGACGTCGACCTCGGCGGTTACGACGGATATCGGATCGGCGATGAACTCGTTTTCCAGCTCGCTTTCGACCCTGGAGAGCGATCCGTCGGATGCGTCGATCAGGCAGAGTGTTATCACGGCGGCGCAGACGTTGGTAGGAGCATTCAACTCGGCTTCCGATCAGTTGGCTCAGGTTTCATCGAACCTCGATCAACAGGCAGGGAGCATCGTCGACCAGGTGAATACGCTGACGGCGACGATTGCTTCGTTGAATCAGCAGATCACGAGCATGAGCCCGAATCAGGATGCGGGAGCTCTGGAGGACCAACGGCAGGTGGCGATCGCACAGCTGTCACAGTACGTTGGACTGAATCAGATATCGACAGAAAACAACGACATTACGCTTACGACCAGCAACGGCGCTGTTGTGGTGGCGGGTGACCAGTCTTATGGCATGACGACGGCGCAGGTGTCGGGGGTGACGCATATCTTTGTAGGAACCAATGCGGAGGATGTGACGTCGAGTCTGAGCGGAGGCTCGCTGGGTGGAGTTCTGCAGGCCAGAGACCAGGAGTTGCCTGGGTTTGTGAGTACACTTGACAGTCTTGCTTATGCGATCGGGACACAGGTGAATCAGCAGAATGAACAGGGAATAGATGGGAATGGGAATTCCGGGCAAGCTATCTTCACGCTTCCTGGCAGTTCGGGCCGTGCGGCGGGATTGATAGCAGTTGCTACGACCGATCCGCAGGCGATCGCGGCTGCAGCGATGGGAGAGGGATCGACGGGAAATGGAAACGCTACGCTGCTGGCTGGCATTTCAACGACGAGCATTGTCGGTGGAGAGACGACATCGAGCTACTATGCGTCGTTACTGGCACGCATCGGGAATGCCACGGCTGGAGCAACTACAGACAATGCAGCGCAGCAGGCCACGTTGACGCAGCTGACGACGCAACGAGATTCACTCTCCGGAGTGTCGCTCGATGACGAGGCGGCGAACCTGACGCAGTATCAGCGGTCATATCAGGCGGCGGCGAAGGTGTTCTCGGTTGCCGATCAGATTATGGCGAGCGCGCTCAATCTGGGTGTGGAGACGACGGTCTCGTAG
- the flgM gene encoding flagellar biosynthesis anti-sigma factor FlgM translates to MSYSNEIGGLQRGLNPIAATGTTQTNTPAAATKTNDASTEQVDQAKLSLMGGLVSQALGGSDVRMDKVAKLQQAITSGSYSVSSSDVAEKMIDSLLE, encoded by the coding sequence ATGAGTTATTCAAATGAAATCGGCGGATTGCAACGGGGGTTGAATCCGATTGCGGCCACAGGTACGACGCAGACGAATACGCCAGCGGCTGCAACAAAGACTAACGATGCGAGTACGGAGCAGGTCGATCAGGCAAAGCTGAGTTTGATGGGAGGCCTGGTGTCGCAGGCACTTGGAGGCTCGGATGTGCGGATGGACAAGGTGGCGAAGCTGCAACAGGCGATTACCAGTGGAAGCTACAGCGTCTCGTCGTCGGATGTTGCCGAGAAGATGATCGATTCTTTGTTGGAGTAA
- a CDS encoding rod-binding protein: MRIVEESSVSNLIGVQSASGSDGQSRAKLTDAAQQFEAMMLQELLKPMRTGQGSWGGEEKSDDSGEDTMSSFGTEAVAKAISKGGGFGIARQIIRQVTMENEKNSKK, translated from the coding sequence ATGAGAATTGTGGAGGAGTCTTCGGTTTCGAATCTTATCGGAGTGCAGTCTGCGAGTGGGAGCGATGGACAGAGCCGCGCGAAGTTGACTGATGCGGCACAGCAGTTCGAGGCCATGATGCTGCAGGAGTTGCTGAAGCCGATGCGCACAGGGCAAGGCAGCTGGGGTGGTGAGGAGAAGAGCGATGACAGTGGCGAAGATACGATGAGCAGCTTTGGGACCGAGGCGGTGGCGAAAGCGATTTCCAAAGGGGGCGGCTTTGGGATTGCACGGCAGATTATTCGACAGGTCACGATGGAGAATGAGAAGAATTCCAAAAAATAG
- a CDS encoding flagellar basal body P-ring protein FlgI, which produces MVQVKDRVGSLIEKACLIGILLLCGVVGFASDTVGSAPHQARVKDIASIEGIRDNQLVGYGIVVGLAGTGDSQQTSFPTQTLAATLLRMGVSVPASSIRVQNLAAVFVSATLPPFARPGTKLDVTASSAGDARSLEGGLLLMTPLYGADGKIYAQAQGPLVVGGYSVNVNGNVKQLNHPNTARIPFGAMVEKGVPLDLEGRNRFSLLLNDADFRSAEAMAQAINHELGRAAARVLDSRRIDLTVAGGEEIPALLAQVESIEVPVFPRAKVIVNERTGTVVIGGTVVLQPVSILHGGLAVNVVSDFLVSQPNAFSSGGTTQVTQQTRVSAQDKPVNRIELKQGATVDDLVRSLQTIGASARDVISILQAMKSAGALEAEIEVL; this is translated from the coding sequence ATGGTGCAAGTAAAAGACAGGGTGGGGAGTTTGATTGAGAAGGCGTGTTTGATTGGGATTCTGCTGCTTTGCGGTGTGGTGGGCTTTGCGTCGGATACAGTGGGTTCGGCTCCCCATCAGGCGCGGGTAAAGGATATCGCTTCGATTGAAGGGATTCGGGATAACCAGCTGGTTGGGTATGGGATTGTGGTGGGACTGGCGGGTACGGGCGATAGCCAGCAGACTAGCTTTCCGACGCAGACGCTGGCGGCGACGCTGCTGCGTATGGGGGTAAGTGTGCCGGCGTCTTCGATTCGGGTGCAGAATCTTGCGGCGGTGTTTGTTTCGGCTACGCTGCCTCCATTTGCGCGGCCGGGTACGAAGCTAGATGTGACGGCGTCTTCCGCGGGTGACGCGAGGAGTCTTGAAGGTGGTTTGTTGTTGATGACTCCGCTGTATGGGGCAGACGGCAAGATCTATGCGCAGGCGCAGGGGCCGTTGGTGGTTGGCGGCTATTCCGTGAACGTGAACGGGAATGTGAAGCAATTGAATCATCCGAATACGGCTCGGATCCCGTTTGGCGCGATGGTGGAGAAGGGGGTTCCGCTGGATCTGGAGGGGAGGAATCGGTTTTCGCTACTGCTGAACGATGCGGATTTTCGCAGTGCGGAGGCGATGGCGCAGGCAATCAATCATGAGTTGGGGCGGGCTGCGGCGCGGGTGCTCGATAGCCGACGGATTGATCTGACGGTTGCGGGTGGGGAGGAGATTCCAGCGCTGCTGGCACAGGTGGAGTCGATCGAGGTTCCGGTGTTTCCGCGGGCGAAGGTAATTGTGAATGAGCGTACGGGAACGGTTGTGATTGGCGGGACAGTTGTGCTGCAACCGGTGTCGATTTTGCATGGCGGGCTGGCGGTGAATGTTGTGAGTGATTTTCTGGTGTCGCAGCCGAATGCGTTTTCTTCTGGCGGGACGACGCAGGTGACGCAGCAGACGCGGGTAAGTGCTCAGGATAAGCCAGTGAACCGGATAGAACTGAAGCAGGGTGCGACGGTTGATGATCTGGTGCGAAGCCTGCAGACGATTGGGGCTTCGGCTCGGGATGTGATTTCGATTTTGCAGGCGATGAAGTCGGCTGGTGCGCTTGAGGCGGAGATTGAGGTGCTATGA
- a CDS encoding flagellar basal body L-ring protein FlgH: MKSVAGNYWVRFCGWFAAGLLLLAASALWAQTGAEPANQGLKAKLLGQEPNVAATSLKAYLERVRAENSNVQAAPGSIWTDSGRLTRMTTDVRAMRPHDLISVVVSESLAASTDGTVKNSRASNANSQISALFGLLHAGNAMQNLINQNSSSGLNAQGTSATNSSLSTTFGGQVIEVLANGTLVIEAARQVEFSQQTQTIVLRGLVRPEDISQQNQVLSTAISSLELEVRGKGIVSDYTRRQNALVRMLQKILIF, translated from the coding sequence ATGAAGAGCGTGGCGGGTAATTACTGGGTTCGATTTTGCGGATGGTTTGCCGCTGGGTTGCTGCTGCTGGCGGCATCGGCGCTGTGGGCGCAGACCGGGGCCGAGCCGGCGAACCAAGGGCTTAAGGCAAAGCTGTTGGGGCAGGAACCGAATGTTGCGGCGACTTCGCTGAAGGCTTATCTGGAGCGTGTGCGAGCGGAGAACTCAAATGTGCAGGCTGCGCCGGGATCGATATGGACGGATAGCGGACGGCTGACTCGGATGACGACGGATGTTCGAGCGATGCGTCCGCACGATTTGATTTCGGTCGTGGTATCGGAGAGCCTGGCTGCGTCGACGGATGGGACGGTGAAGAACTCGCGGGCTTCGAATGCGAACTCGCAGATATCGGCTTTGTTTGGGCTGCTGCACGCTGGCAATGCAATGCAGAATCTGATCAATCAGAACTCTTCATCCGGATTAAATGCGCAGGGTACGAGTGCGACGAACTCGAGTTTGAGCACGACGTTTGGTGGGCAGGTGATCGAAGTGCTTGCGAATGGAACGCTGGTGATTGAGGCGGCGCGACAGGTGGAATTCAGCCAACAGACGCAGACGATTGTGCTGCGCGGGCTGGTGCGGCCGGAGGATATTTCGCAGCAGAACCAGGTGCTTTCGACGGCGATCTCGAGTCTGGAGCTTGAGGTGCGCGGGAAGGGAATTGTCTCGGATTACACGCGGCGGCAGAATGCGCTGGTGAGGATGTTGCAGAAAATTTTGATCTTTTAG